In Synechococcus sp. UW69, a single genomic region encodes these proteins:
- a CDS encoding DUF4332 domain-containing protein: protein MPNFNDTIQELPQSFRREKQELDQAGINHWSSIRDLTDLELSQLARSGQASARNLKRLRGMAHLVCGLDLPPQDAALLMHAGIATPAALAACSPERLVRQTGRLERSLGTKRPAVVDLKVAGDWIRRAKQLAN from the coding sequence ATGCCGAACTTCAACGACACAATTCAGGAGCTTCCCCAGTCGTTTCGCAGGGAAAAACAGGAGCTTGATCAAGCCGGCATCAACCACTGGTCGTCCATCCGTGACCTCACGGATCTGGAGTTGAGCCAACTGGCCCGCAGCGGTCAGGCATCGGCCCGCAATCTCAAACGGCTACGGGGCATGGCGCACTTGGTCTGCGGGTTGGATCTTCCCCCCCAGGACGCGGCACTGCTAATGCATGCCGGCATTGCCACGCCGGCCGCTTTAGCGGCGTGCAGCCCCGAGCGCCTCGTACGCCAGACCGGCAGGCTGGAGCGCAGCCTCGGGACCAAAAGGCCAGCCGTCGTGGATCTGAAGGTGGCCGGCGACTGGATCCGACGCGCCAAACAACTTGCGAACTGA
- a CDS encoding NAD(P)-dependent oxidoreductase, with protein MTRILVTGASGCVGQYVSRWLLENSEAELLLWLRDPAKLNAVPADHPRIRLLVGDLRDTDRFAHELATINRVIHTATAWGDPERAEQVNVVAVKRMLELLDPAKLEQVIYFSTASVLDRHLRPLPEALAYGTEYIQTKARCLRDLEQHPLASKIIAVFPTLVFGGRVDGTSPFPTSYLTEGLAEASRWLWLARWLRVDASFHFIHAEDIARICGLLSTHPHEPNREPGQGALRRVVMGQPAISVNDTVATLCRWRGVARTPGIPLWPWLIETLIRVLPIEVNAWDRFSIRQRHFIHDPVTQPERFGGRSHAPDLATVLSDSGLPNRGSPRASRKISGST; from the coding sequence TTGACCCGCATCCTGGTGACCGGCGCCAGCGGCTGCGTCGGTCAGTACGTCTCCCGCTGGCTGCTGGAGAATTCCGAGGCAGAGTTGCTTCTCTGGCTGAGGGACCCCGCCAAGCTCAATGCTGTTCCTGCAGACCACCCACGCATCCGCCTTCTGGTGGGGGATCTTCGGGACACAGACCGGTTTGCCCATGAGCTGGCAACCATCAACCGGGTGATCCACACCGCCACAGCCTGGGGTGATCCCGAGCGGGCCGAACAGGTGAATGTGGTGGCCGTGAAGCGGATGCTTGAGCTTCTGGATCCAGCCAAGCTGGAACAGGTCATCTATTTCTCAACGGCCAGCGTGCTCGACCGGCACCTACGTCCCCTGCCGGAAGCTCTGGCCTACGGCACGGAATACATCCAAACGAAGGCGCGCTGCCTCAGGGATCTTGAACAGCACCCCCTGGCCAGCAAAATCATCGCGGTGTTTCCCACCTTGGTGTTTGGCGGACGGGTCGATGGGACCAGCCCCTTCCCCACCAGCTATCTCACCGAAGGCTTGGCTGAAGCGAGCCGTTGGCTGTGGCTGGCCCGTTGGCTGCGGGTGGATGCGAGCTTCCACTTCATCCATGCGGAAGACATCGCACGCATCTGCGGCCTGTTGTCAACACATCCCCATGAGCCAAACCGTGAGCCCGGTCAAGGGGCGCTGCGCCGTGTGGTCATGGGTCAACCAGCCATCTCGGTGAACGACACCGTGGCTACTCTCTGCCGGTGGCGAGGTGTTGCTCGCACGCCAGGCATTCCGCTCTGGCCATGGCTGATTGAAACCCTGATCCGCGTTCTCCCTATTGAAGTGAACGCTTGGGACCGATTCAGCATTCGGCAGCGCCACTTCATTCACGACCCGGTGACGCAGCCGGAACGCTTCGGTGGCCGCAGCCATGCCCCGGACTTAGCAACAGTTCTTAGTGATTCCGGCCTACCCAATCGCGGAAGCCCGAGAGCTTCGCGTAAAATCTCTGGATCGACATAG
- a CDS encoding Nif11-like leader peptide family natural product precursor, whose protein sequence is MSREALQDFLRAIEHHQGLRRDAARCSDDIELLALAQRHGFDVIQRDLRDDAQESAITRWFKTSRIQRSFQSPPSQSRPS, encoded by the coding sequence ATGAGTCGTGAAGCTCTTCAAGATTTTCTGCGGGCGATCGAGCATCACCAGGGATTGCGACGCGATGCTGCGCGTTGCAGCGATGACATCGAATTGCTGGCCCTGGCCCAGCGCCATGGCTTCGACGTGATCCAGCGAGATCTCCGCGACGATGCTCAGGAATCAGCCATCACTCGCTGGTTTAAAACCAGCAGGATCCAACGCTCCTTTCAATCACCACCCTCTCAATCAAGACCGTCCTGA
- a CDS encoding DUF3887 domain-containing protein translates to MKLSAALLAIALSAPIGLISPAAAEELTRTELTPAQATAAAEVLLEALKERQGNVMHGALAAPVQTSVDVKTVQARLDQRVAIEASRIVSVIPGYNTTTIDAVVTTASGDEGMLMVLDEDGKLLAWKWTDQIQPIETTALEFTRDLAAGRWIAARSKMSLQLQEELAPGDLERKWTKLSRVAGGFRKVKDAVIAHQGGDQQLVLVAVAFGKATSNLFVIFDERGRIINVDISRDFV, encoded by the coding sequence TTGAAGCTCTCTGCTGCCCTGCTGGCCATCGCTCTGTCAGCCCCGATCGGGTTGATCAGTCCCGCAGCAGCGGAGGAGCTAACCAGGACTGAACTCACACCAGCCCAGGCAACAGCGGCCGCCGAAGTCCTGCTGGAGGCTCTGAAGGAACGCCAAGGGAACGTGATGCATGGCGCCCTAGCCGCTCCAGTCCAGACCAGTGTTGATGTCAAGACCGTCCAGGCTCGCCTTGACCAACGCGTAGCCATCGAAGCGAGCCGCATTGTCAGCGTGATTCCCGGCTACAACACGACCACAATTGACGCTGTCGTGACCACCGCATCCGGGGACGAAGGGATGCTGATGGTGCTGGACGAGGACGGCAAGCTACTCGCCTGGAAGTGGACCGATCAGATCCAACCCATCGAAACAACAGCGCTGGAATTCACCCGGGACCTTGCGGCAGGCCGTTGGATTGCCGCAAGGTCCAAGATGTCCTTGCAACTTCAGGAAGAGCTGGCTCCTGGAGACCTGGAACGCAAGTGGACCAAGCTCAGCCGAGTCGCTGGTGGTTTCCGCAAGGTCAAGGACGCCGTAATCGCCCACCAGGGGGGGGATCAGCAACTCGTCCTCGTGGCTGTTGCCTTCGGCAAGGCCACATCCAACTTGTTTGTGATCTTCGACGAACGTGGTCGGATCATCAACGTCGACATTTCCAGGGACTTCGTCTGA
- the hemE gene encoding uroporphyrinogen decarboxylase: protein MSDSLPLLLRAARGESVERPPVWMMRQAGRYMKIYRDLRDKYPSFRERSENPDLSYEISMQPFRAFKPDGVILFSDILTPLPGMGIDFDIIESKGPQIGDPIRSMAQVDALHPLNPAESMPFVGEVLGRLRESVGNEAAVLGFVGAPWTLAAYVVEGKSSKNYAVIKAMAFREPDMLHKLLDHFAESIANYLRYQIDSGAQVVQMFDSWAGQLSPADYDTFAAPYQKKVVDLVKQTHPDTPFILYISGSAGVLERMANTGVDIISLDWTVDMAEALARLPEHIGVQGNVDPGLLFGTPEAIEARIDDCVRKARGRKHILNLGHGILPGTPEENGEAFFRSGKSVMDRLGAAV from the coding sequence ATGAGCGACTCTTTACCCCTGCTCCTGCGTGCTGCGCGAGGTGAATCGGTGGAGCGTCCTCCGGTTTGGATGATGCGCCAAGCCGGGCGCTACATGAAGATCTACCGGGACCTGCGGGACAAGTACCCCAGCTTCCGTGAGCGGTCCGAAAACCCAGATCTCTCCTATGAGATCTCGATGCAGCCGTTTCGTGCCTTCAAACCCGACGGCGTGATCCTGTTCTCCGACATCCTCACGCCCCTGCCGGGGATGGGGATTGACTTCGACATCATCGAGAGCAAAGGTCCCCAGATTGGCGACCCCATCCGGAGCATGGCCCAGGTGGATGCCCTGCACCCGCTGAACCCAGCCGAGTCGATGCCCTTCGTGGGAGAAGTTCTGGGACGTCTCCGCGAAAGCGTCGGAAACGAGGCGGCTGTTCTTGGTTTCGTCGGTGCCCCCTGGACCCTCGCCGCCTACGTGGTGGAGGGCAAGAGCAGCAAGAACTACGCGGTGATCAAGGCCATGGCCTTCCGCGAGCCTGACATGCTTCACAAGCTGCTCGACCACTTCGCTGAGTCGATCGCCAATTACCTGCGCTACCAGATTGATTCCGGGGCTCAGGTGGTGCAGATGTTTGATTCCTGGGCTGGCCAGCTGAGCCCTGCTGATTACGACACCTTTGCTGCGCCTTATCAGAAAAAAGTGGTGGATCTGGTCAAGCAGACACACCCTGATACCCCCTTCATCCTCTACATCTCCGGTAGCGCCGGTGTGCTCGAGCGGATGGCCAACACCGGCGTCGACATCATTTCGCTGGATTGGACGGTGGACATGGCCGAAGCCCTGGCGCGGTTGCCGGAGCACATCGGTGTTCAGGGCAATGTGGACCCCGGCCTGCTGTTCGGCACCCCAGAGGCGATCGAGGCTCGCATCGATGACTGCGTCCGCAAGGCCCGCGGTCGCAAGCACATCCTCAACCTGGGCCATGGAATCCTGCCGGGAACTCCCGAGGAGAACGGTGAAGCCTTCTTCCGCTCCGGCAAGAGCGTGATGGACCGTCTCGGGGCTGCCGTTTGA
- a CDS encoding DUF2518 family protein, which translates to MSFDQLLLTAAPWLGWSGLGLGLLTAVGFLARWGIRFRLVGVSSFTLLLAVSCWAFGVSYTPPVVVEGAVRAPIVFDNGNDLVVAQVPTDLAPSTVQATLEQLEGNLRGSGRSSSTVLVRLRGIQTEGDGQGRPVILGEVSKTFR; encoded by the coding sequence ATGTCCTTCGATCAGCTGTTGCTCACTGCCGCTCCCTGGCTGGGCTGGTCCGGTCTTGGGCTGGGATTGCTGACAGCTGTTGGTTTCCTCGCCCGTTGGGGCATCCGTTTTCGCCTGGTCGGCGTCAGCAGCTTCACGTTGTTGCTGGCGGTCAGCTGCTGGGCATTCGGCGTGAGCTATACCCCCCCCGTAGTGGTGGAGGGCGCTGTACGGGCACCGATCGTGTTCGACAACGGCAACGACCTGGTCGTGGCACAGGTGCCTACCGACCTGGCGCCCTCAACAGTCCAGGCCACCCTGGAGCAACTGGAAGGGAACCTGCGTGGCTCCGGCCGCAGCAGCAGCACTGTGCTGGTGCGGTTGCGGGGAATCCAGACAGAAGGCGACGGCCAGGGCCGCCCCGTCATCCTTGGCGAGGTCAGCAAGACCTTTCGTTGA
- the glgB gene encoding 1,4-alpha-glucan branching protein GlgB, translated as MGVAAVLDWMVQDGERLANCRHDHPFAVLGPQPSDQGWTVRMWMPEAQSVTLLVAGEQIAMTTPNHPWVFEAEIGKDPGLDYRVRVERGGIVHEQHDPWAFRGEWMGEMDRHLFAEGNHHHIWQKMGAHLTEREGITGVMFCLWAPNALSVSVIGDLNSWDGRHHPMQQRLGGIWELFIPGLNEGHLYKYEIRTQDGHCYQKADPYGFQHEVRPDNSSVVARLNGYSWDDQEWMQKRDSSNALDQPISVYEMHLGSWIHASAEAPWIQPDGTPRKPVPAADMKPGARLLTYAELADRLIPYVKERGFTHIEVMPITEHPFDGSWGYQVTGWYAPTSRYGTPDEFRAFVDRCHAEGIGVIIDWVPGHFPKDAHGLAFFDGAHLYEHSDPRIGEHKEWGTLIFNYSRNEVRNFLVANLIFWFEQFHIDGIRVDAVASMLYRDYLRPDGEWLPNENGGRENTEAVRFLQQANHVLFQHYPGALSIAEESTTWPMVTQPTDIGGLGFNLKWNMGWMHDMLDYFELDPWFRQFHQNNITFSIWYTYTENFMLALSHDEVVHGKSHLLHKMPGDDWQKYANTRALLAYMWTHPGKKTIFMGMEFGQRAEWNVWGDLEWDLLNYEPHKGIQRLVDDLNVLYKAEPALWRDDFDQFGFQWIDCNDNRHSVISFMRRESSSGTWLVVVANFTPQSHSQYRVGVPLAGFYEEIFNSDAAKYGGSNLGNMGGKPTEEWGIHGYENSLDLCLPPLSLMVFKHDPKRSLSSSEPDNIL; from the coding sequence ATGGGTGTCGCCGCAGTCCTCGACTGGATGGTGCAGGACGGCGAACGGTTGGCGAATTGTCGCCATGACCACCCGTTCGCGGTGCTCGGTCCCCAGCCCTCGGATCAGGGTTGGACCGTGCGGATGTGGATGCCAGAGGCCCAAAGCGTGACCCTGCTGGTGGCTGGCGAACAAATCGCCATGACCACGCCGAACCACCCCTGGGTGTTTGAGGCAGAGATCGGCAAGGACCCTGGCCTGGACTACCGGGTCCGAGTCGAACGAGGCGGCATCGTTCACGAACAGCACGATCCCTGGGCCTTCCGTGGTGAATGGATGGGCGAAATGGATCGCCACCTGTTTGCTGAGGGCAACCATCACCACATCTGGCAAAAGATGGGTGCCCACCTCACCGAGCGAGAAGGCATCACGGGTGTGATGTTCTGCCTTTGGGCTCCCAACGCTCTGAGCGTCTCAGTCATCGGAGATCTGAACTCCTGGGACGGACGCCACCACCCCATGCAACAGCGTCTCGGGGGCATCTGGGAATTGTTCATTCCCGGACTCAATGAAGGGCATCTCTACAAATACGAAATCCGCACCCAGGACGGCCACTGCTACCAAAAGGCTGATCCCTACGGTTTCCAGCACGAAGTCCGCCCGGACAACAGCTCCGTGGTGGCCCGCCTGAACGGATACAGCTGGGACGACCAGGAGTGGATGCAGAAGCGGGACAGCAGCAACGCGCTGGATCAACCCATCTCGGTGTATGAAATGCACCTGGGCAGCTGGATCCACGCCTCAGCGGAGGCGCCGTGGATTCAACCTGACGGGACCCCCCGCAAACCGGTCCCTGCGGCGGACATGAAGCCCGGTGCTCGCCTCCTCACCTATGCCGAGCTCGCCGATCGCCTGATCCCCTACGTCAAGGAGAGGGGATTCACCCACATCGAGGTGATGCCGATCACCGAGCACCCCTTCGATGGGTCGTGGGGCTATCAGGTGACGGGTTGGTACGCCCCCACCAGCCGCTACGGAACGCCTGATGAATTCCGGGCCTTCGTAGATCGCTGCCACGCCGAAGGGATCGGGGTGATCATCGATTGGGTTCCTGGCCATTTCCCGAAGGATGCCCATGGCCTTGCTTTCTTCGATGGTGCACACCTTTACGAACACAGCGATCCACGGATCGGGGAGCACAAGGAATGGGGCACCCTGATCTTCAACTACAGCCGCAATGAGGTTCGCAATTTCCTTGTTGCAAATCTGATCTTCTGGTTCGAGCAATTCCACATCGATGGCATTCGTGTGGATGCGGTGGCCTCGATGCTGTATCGCGACTACCTGCGTCCCGATGGGGAATGGCTCCCGAATGAGAACGGCGGGCGGGAAAACACCGAGGCGGTCCGCTTCCTCCAACAAGCCAACCACGTGCTGTTCCAGCACTACCCCGGAGCCCTCTCCATTGCGGAGGAATCAACAACCTGGCCGATGGTGACGCAGCCAACGGACATCGGAGGGCTCGGATTCAACCTCAAATGGAACATGGGTTGGATGCACGACATGCTCGATTACTTCGAGCTGGACCCGTGGTTCCGCCAGTTCCATCAGAACAACATCACCTTCTCGATCTGGTACACCTACACCGAGAACTTCATGTTGGCGCTGAGCCACGATGAAGTGGTGCACGGCAAAAGCCATCTCCTGCACAAAATGCCAGGAGATGACTGGCAGAAGTACGCCAACACAAGGGCTTTGCTGGCCTACATGTGGACGCACCCCGGCAAGAAGACGATCTTTATGGGGATGGAATTCGGCCAGCGGGCCGAATGGAACGTTTGGGGGGATCTGGAGTGGGATCTGCTCAACTACGAACCCCACAAAGGCATCCAGCGACTGGTGGATGACCTCAACGTTCTCTACAAGGCGGAACCGGCCCTGTGGCGTGACGACTTCGACCAGTTCGGCTTCCAGTGGATCGACTGCAATGACAACCGCCACTCCGTCATCAGCTTCATGCGTCGGGAGAGCAGCAGCGGCACCTGGCTCGTGGTGGTGGCGAACTTCACTCCCCAAAGCCACTCCCAGTACCGCGTGGGCGTTCCACTCGCGGGCTTCTACGAGGAGATCTTCAACTCCGATGCGGCCAAATACGGCGGTAGCAACCTCGGCAACATGGGCGGCAAACCGACGGAAGAGTGGGGCATCCATGGCTACGAGAACTCCCTGGATCTCTGCCTGCCACCGCTGAGCCTGATGGTGTTCAAGCACGACCCGAAACGCAGCCTCAGCAGCAGCGAACCTGACAACATCCTGTGA
- a CDS encoding CocE/NonD family hydrolase: protein MSAETNGVHCRHAALTLPDGVVLQSRLWHPSRGGPWPALLMRQPYGSRIASTVTYAHPTWWASHGFLVVVQDVRGQGESEGSFGGFGQEAADTTATHAWVRQLPECNGRLGAYGFSYQGLTQLTAAESTPPPDCTTPAMTGLDERRHWSCEGGAHWWHLGLGWGLQLAALQAQRRGDATAWLEIRRSLEDNRYLRDGPALLQRHDPDGMAWRWLQSDPAQEQQWTVHHPPVSWLQRPMLLIGGWWDPHLAGLLDLWCRSQAAGGQPSLHIGPASHLQWWPETQQLLLQFFQEHLQDRPPLEPAPTSQLWNITDHHWDAIPAPDALEAISWGLRSQGLACIDPHDGALVTDGEGEGGVSIVHDPWRPVPAIGGHLGTSPGPVDRFAVDQRSDVATFTSAPLGAELLLSGQPLLLLNTQADQPGFDLCISLSRLPADANTVEQLSTGVLRVRGEGALTSAIRNVTLQPLQAALAQGDRLRISIAAAAWPAIGVNPGHDGVPCGAPSPEHRVVTLTLELADSTLQLNPFASGRLKLD from the coding sequence ATGTCCGCTGAGACCAATGGAGTTCACTGCCGCCATGCGGCGCTGACGCTTCCTGATGGCGTCGTGCTGCAGTCGAGGCTGTGGCACCCCAGCCGGGGCGGACCCTGGCCTGCCTTGCTGATGCGGCAACCCTATGGAAGCCGCATCGCCTCAACGGTCACCTACGCCCATCCAACATGGTGGGCCTCCCATGGATTCCTGGTCGTCGTTCAAGACGTGCGAGGTCAAGGGGAATCGGAAGGCAGCTTCGGGGGGTTTGGTCAGGAAGCGGCCGACACCACCGCCACCCACGCCTGGGTTCGCCAACTGCCGGAATGCAATGGCCGCCTTGGGGCCTACGGGTTTTCGTATCAGGGATTAACCCAGCTCACCGCAGCTGAATCCACGCCGCCACCGGATTGCACAACACCGGCGATGACCGGACTGGACGAACGTCGCCACTGGAGTTGTGAAGGAGGCGCCCACTGGTGGCACCTAGGACTCGGCTGGGGGCTCCAGCTCGCCGCTCTTCAGGCACAGCGACGCGGAGATGCAACGGCCTGGCTGGAAATCCGCAGAAGCCTGGAAGACAACCGTTACCTGCGGGACGGGCCTGCACTGCTGCAACGCCATGACCCTGATGGCATGGCTTGGAGATGGTTGCAAAGCGACCCGGCCCAGGAGCAGCAATGGACGGTTCATCACCCCCCCGTGAGCTGGCTCCAACGCCCGATGCTGTTAATCGGCGGATGGTGGGACCCACATCTGGCAGGCCTTCTCGACCTCTGGTGTCGCAGCCAAGCCGCTGGAGGCCAGCCATCACTCCATATCGGACCGGCCTCCCACCTGCAGTGGTGGCCGGAAACCCAGCAGCTCTTGCTGCAGTTCTTCCAAGAGCACTTACAGGATCGACCACCACTGGAGCCGGCGCCAACCAGCCAGCTCTGGAACATCACGGACCATCACTGGGACGCCATCCCCGCACCAGACGCGCTCGAAGCGATCTCATGGGGACTGCGAAGCCAGGGACTGGCCTGCATCGATCCACACGACGGTGCGCTCGTGACGGATGGAGAGGGAGAGGGCGGCGTCAGCATCGTTCATGACCCCTGGCGACCGGTTCCAGCTATTGGTGGACACCTCGGAACAAGCCCGGGCCCCGTGGACCGCTTTGCGGTTGATCAACGCAGCGACGTCGCAACATTCACCTCTGCACCTTTGGGGGCTGAACTTCTGCTGTCGGGTCAGCCGTTGCTGCTGCTGAACACCCAAGCAGACCAGCCAGGCTTTGATCTCTGCATCAGCCTGTCGCGCCTGCCTGCTGACGCCAACACAGTTGAGCAACTGAGTACGGGCGTCCTGCGAGTTCGAGGGGAAGGGGCGCTGACATCAGCCATCCGCAACGTGACACTTCAACCCCTTCAGGCCGCACTGGCTCAGGGAGATCGCTTGCGGATCTCAATCGCAGCAGCAGCGTGGCCTGCCATTGGCGTCAACCCTGGGCACGACGGCGTGCCCTGCGGAGCACCAAGCCCGGAGCATCGTGTGGTGACGCTGACACTCGAGCTTGCTGACTCCACCCTGCAGCTGAACCCCTTTGCCTCCGGCAGACTGAAGCTCGACTGA
- the petE gene encoding plastocyanin produces the protein MRSVIRTVAAACCAFLMLIGLNVGSAQAATVEVKLGTDAGMLAFEPATVNIKAGDTVKFVNNKLAPHNAVFEGNDEYSHSDLAFSPGESWEETFATAGTFDFYCEPHRGAGMVGKVIVE, from the coding sequence ATGCGCTCCGTCATCCGCACCGTTGCAGCTGCTTGCTGCGCCTTCCTGATGCTGATTGGCCTCAACGTTGGCAGCGCTCAAGCCGCCACCGTTGAGGTGAAGCTCGGCACAGACGCCGGCATGCTCGCTTTCGAACCTGCCACCGTGAACATCAAGGCAGGCGACACCGTCAAGTTCGTCAACAACAAATTGGCACCTCACAACGCTGTCTTCGAAGGCAACGATGAGTACAGCCACTCTGATCTCGCCTTCAGCCCCGGCGAATCCTGGGAAGAAACCTTCGCTACCGCTGGCACCTTCGACTTCTACTGCGAGCCCCACCGTGGTGCTGGCATGGTCGGCAAGGTGATCGTCGAGTGA
- a CDS encoding c-type cytochrome has translation MARAAGLILTLLMIVGSTDLLSAPAMAMDTSAFEQGEQIFNSNCAACHMGGGNVISAKRTLKISDLSNHVEAYTSAPLEALEHEIEDGLNAMPGYADKLSEEEIIAVATYVEQRAELGW, from the coding sequence ATGGCACGCGCTGCAGGCCTGATCCTGACGCTCTTGATGATCGTCGGTTCGACTGATCTGCTGTCAGCCCCGGCGATGGCGATGGACACCTCAGCCTTTGAGCAAGGCGAGCAGATTTTCAACAGCAACTGCGCGGCCTGTCACATGGGAGGCGGCAATGTGATCAGCGCCAAACGCACGCTGAAGATCAGCGACTTGAGCAACCACGTTGAGGCCTACACGAGCGCCCCTTTGGAGGCTCTGGAGCATGAAATCGAGGATGGCCTCAATGCAATGCCCGGCTATGCCGACAAACTGAGTGAAGAGGAGATCATTGCGGTGGCCACCTACGTCGAACAACGGGCTGAATTGGGCTGGTAA